The DNA sequence AAGCTGTTAGGGATCATCATACAACTTTACTAGATATCTATTGATTGAGATTTTCATGGACTAATTATCAGCCTATCACCTTAACTATAAAGATAGTGTATATCTTTATTAAAAATACATCCGATTGTCTTCAACGCTCCACACATTCGGATTGTTTTTCTATATATCCAACTCACAAACTAATTTCAGAGTTCATATggcagaacatccaagtataaTTACAATTCATTACCTATTTGTTGAAATGAACATTTAATATACTCCTTTTTTGATAACATCTATTAACTTTTTCATTACTCAGATATGCAGGACCATCATCATTTATCCAATCTGGATGGTAATAATACTGCTTGGACTTTGAAGGTCCGTGTGACAAGAATGTGGGTATCAACTAATCGACAAGATGTCTTAGTCAGGCACGATCTTATTCTATTGGACTGTGAGGTTTGATTGAATAACTATATAACTTATACCACATCTATGATTATGTTTACCAGTCTTTATCCTAAGATTTTATTTTTTATAGAATAATCACATACTTGCAATTATTCCACCAGCTCTTTGGAATTTGTTTTACTTTATCATTCATCCTGGCAGATTGTTACGTATCAGAAATGTTAAGGTTCTTTCAGCTGCTGGATTTCTGAGGCCTGTACGTTCTGCAAATCACATCCTGTTTCTTCCCATCACTGTGGTGATGTTGGAACCTGAGGAAATTTTGAGTATACCGTGCCATAAATTTGATTTGGTTCCTGTGATGCTCCTATATAATTCTCCTCATTGTTCTGCTCTCGATGAGCTTCCTATTTATTCCACTGGTATTGCTTATAAAATTTTAGAACAAATTGCTTATAATTTGTTGTGTTTAACTTTAAGTTTATTGTTGTAGATGTTATTGGAATTGTTGAACTCTTGCAACCAGTACAATCTATTATGACAAGATTTGGTGAAAAGGAAGTGTTACGCTTCAGAATTTCAGATGGCGTGTATGACTCTTCAATAAATTTTTTGACAAATATAAAAATACTATGCCATCCTCCAGTTTTCTTATTTTACGTATTAACACTATTGAACATCCATAAGTGTTTGACGTTTTATTATATTCGTGTTAGGAGGTCCATCCAAGTGTGTTTTAGCGGTTCTTTGCCAACAAATTTTGAATCATTGTACCAAGTTACCGAAATTGAACCCAAAATTGTGATTCTGGCATCTGTTAGAGTCTTTATGTATCGAGGTTAATGtcttattttttatattaaaaacctTTAAAATTGTAAGCGTTCTCATAGGTTATACAATTCGTTCTAGCtcttaaataataaatatttttcgCTCTTGAAAACAGGAAGAGCGCAGATCAGCAATATTCCGTCAACAAAGGTTTTTGTCAATCTTGATTATCCTGATGTCTTATATTTGAGGCAGAGGTaactaaatataaattatatatttttgaattttacATCATTTTTTCATATAAACGCTTATAAGTTTTACATACTTTGCAATATAGGTTGATGGACATTTGACAAATCCAAATATGACGCTGCAGAACCATTCCCGTCAACGAAACTTGAAGacaatttttttttttgcatttCTATTAAACTTCTTGATTCAACCGCATTGTCGTATTTTTTTTGATTAAACTTATTTACCACGCTATGGATTATTTTTTAATTTCTCTGTAAATCATAATTATGTCAGTATTTGTCTTTATTAAATGTTCGAACAATTTTGATCACATTATCTCAACTCAACAGTTTAAATAAATACATTAATTTAATATGTATATTCTAAAGTTTTGAAAAAAGATGTTATATATAATTCCATTTTGAAAAAATCAAACAGATTATGTTATAAATATTCATACCATTTGCATATCTTATGCATATTTTTAAATGAATTAGAGAAACAGACAGAGTAATGaaaaaaatatacaagttaataaaAAAAGGGATCAATAAGACTTTGATTGTGATGATTGGattaatttaattgattaaccttaattaattaattaactcaaaatttaaaatataatattccGTTACATCTAAATTGTACTTatatattcaaaaattatattgAATAGATAGGAAGATAATTGATGATTAATGACCTAATCATTGAGGATTATATTGTTGTCGGTCTTCATCttacatatttttaaaaaaatatcaattATCATCAACTTACCAGATTGAATAAGATAATTGATGAATAATTAGAGAATCAATCAAGACCATATTGTTGGCAGTCTTTATCATACAGTTAAAATAGAGTATCAATTTGCATCAATTTACCAGTTTGAATATATCATTGAGATAAAATAGAGTATCATAACCTATCAAGTTGCATATATCATTTGCAAATGCATTTTATTTTAATGCCTTGAGATAAACATCAAACATACTCTGACACTAAAAATAAAACTTTAGGTTTCCTCTCTATTTGTTCTCTCTAAAAACATCATTGATTGGTACGAACTGATCTAATATGTTATCATTATTTCTTCATCGTGCATGCTTTcattttttgttaatattttgAAGTTTTTAATTCCTCAATTGTTAATGCTTGACACTTTGTTTAATTGACTTGAACAAAAGCTTCAATGGAGTCTGTAGTATTCAATCTTATTGAAGACCTTGATCAATCGACTACCAATTGGAAGATTAAGGCTAGAGTAACTAGGATGTGGACCAGCGTTAGCTCTGAGAATGGATCAGTCAAAGGATATAATGTCATTCTGCTTGATGATGATGTAAGTCTTATGTTGTAAAAAATTTTAATGGTATTACATAAAATCCTACATTCTTTTGTATACCAAATGTAACATCCTCTTTTGTTTTAGAATAATCACGTCCATGCATTTGCTTATCCCAATATTTGGAATGGATTCAAAACTCCTGTGATTGAAGGAGGCGTTTATGTTTTTGACCAATTTTCTGTGAAAGCTGCTGTCGGTAATCTGAAGCCTGTACAAACTGATATCTGTATCAGATTTTCATAATATACTACGGTCACTGCTGCTGAAGACGATGGCATGATTCCTGCCTACAAATTCGAATTTCTGGATTTAGGTGATCTTTTTGCTGAGGCCAGCAAATATCAGCCACAACAACAGCCTAAATTTGCTATAGGTGACCTTAATATAATACTCTTTTGGTTTAAATTATTAGTTTTTTTAAATGCGTTCCTTAATATTTCACTGCATTTTATCTTTGACCAAATCAAATATATTGCTCTGTTTAATTTAGATGTAATTGGAGTTATTGAGGATTTTGAACCTCTAACGAAACTTGACACAAAATTTGGCATGCGAGACATTGTCAAATTCAGGATTTGTGATTCCAGGTTTGTCGAATGTATTAATATTTATACtgtaattataattattttctaaGTCCGTCTCTAATGTGGAAGTTGTATATCCTgaaatatatgttattttttCAATATAGTAATCAGCATAAGTAAGTGTTTGGGGAGATCTTGCTGTGTTTGCCAATAACATTTATACTAAGGAATTCCAGTCTCCAGTAATTGCAATAATAACGAGCACAAAAGTTACAACTTTCATGAGTAAGTTCTCTTTAACTACTTAGTATAAATGACCTTGACATTATACAACAAATTACTGAACTATATTGCTTTGATTTAGATACTGTGCAGATTGGTACTTTGCCATCTTCAAAATTGTACCTCAACCTAGATGATGAATCCGTGACTGATATGAGGATGAGGTAGTACGATTAAGAAATATATTAATTACATAATTACAGCACGTTTGCATATTTAATAACAGTTGATAGGAGGCTGAGTTAATAAACATCAATGTTTACCTTTGTAGGTTGAAGGAGGAGGGATATTTGTCAAAGAGAGAAAAATATCTTAAGGCGGCAAAATCTGAATTTGTTCAACCCTTTATGGAACGAATGACATTAAAGGATCTCAATGAAAATCTTACATATAATGACTTGAAGGTTTTATAACCTTTACAAAATTTGCACGACACAACCATATTGaatatgatttatttttaaatctgaACCTTTTTCACTTCAAACAGAAGAGGATATACACCATGTTCTCAGTTGTTAAGGTGGATGAGGATGTAGCATGGTGGTTTTACAGTTGTAACAAATGTCAACAAGAGGTTGAGCGG is a window from the Apium graveolens cultivar Ventura chromosome 1, ASM990537v1, whole genome shotgun sequence genome containing:
- the LOC141712979 gene encoding replication protein A 70 kDa DNA-binding subunit D-like, with amino-acid sequence MESVVFNLIEDLDQSTTNWKIKARVTRMWTSVSSENGSVKGYNVILLDDDNNHVHAFAYPNIWNGFKTPVIEGGVYVFDQFSVKAAVGNLKPVQTDICDLFAEASKYQPQQQPKFAIDVIGVIEDFEPLTKLDTKFGMRDIVKFRICDSSINDLDIIQQITELYCFDLDTVQIGTLPSSKLYLNLDDESVTDMRMRLKEEGYLSKREKYLKAAKSEFVQPFMERMTLKDLNENLTYNDLKKRIYTMFSVVKVDEDVAWWFYSCNKCQQEVERLDRRFRCNNCLRIIPVAPKRFRIMVLAEDDTFSCNIMLMDRAARRIVGTSAAKAYNDFEKAPEEVLPQVLKDLVGKEVTVIIQLNKANVTEDITIFDANDIFDTTTQSPSPSESAHISESSSINFSINSVDLDAIDHTSGSAKSVTKKIKKEK